A single genomic interval of Deltaproteobacteria bacterium harbors:
- a CDS encoding translocation/assembly module TamB domain-containing protein — MTDPEPRPSRKRRWGAPPRWPAKLLLVLSLLGLCGALIVYWAYRNRNDERLASYLAEKLNPHIRGRMKIGRVHWSPRAVVDIALGASHPLEVEHFYTFDPAGREVLYVRRATARMDLLALLTRGEIRIHDGRVEGVRCAIVEGKQPDGGAEVGLVAAFSARVRKPGRGPRIRIRNVRIDRGQLVLGFPSWRLRLHDFALREAHYGWNGGPSAKEGMIFGSQVRAPRGVLEVAGRKVPLTEVQVAHFDTSEAQPMEAMIDLQAQVRGSPLRVTGRMIQFFGQHPRIDLGFNSQRGKGVLAEVSGQAVEGRSAFGLRMRGPILRPVIEGWIAEAELGRGPTALARLGGRFRFRTDRPMLDLQHVHGTFLEGQVSGRAQMNFVDRRWDGELRLAGVAPAPLHAALGGKMEGVLRLQGQTAPLFSAAANVNVHWDRGGQLRDAWPRHLQVRGRTHLTPTILDLAGMTVSAEGNSLHARGSVSLVQRRVNLQLGIDLPALGSSLARRRRAAAVESLTGALHVTGRWPRLAAQGSVSAKRVGYRGLRFPLVSSAVEVSRGVVHLRKLRADGLGGEIRGAASLALFTPELRWQRAPTVEGHLQVVGLDLGTLGLPRRVQGRGNADLQLSGPLGQPKGVATIQLPVATVDGQSYRNVRLRLGLLPDRVSVYEGRLPRADGGTLSVWGDLHFDGALDLRVSAQNFPVRGIPGVPELPVPLAGRINGKVELSGTVEDPRLAGTVHLEDARVRRMPLGSGALTLAPGSDTIRVTGRFFGGLLRLDGYVMMRGQRSLNLTLDVQRFPIERLAEEIRTLGDVRGTASGRVRLRADAERGLTEADARFSELRLGMRYRPPGLYTVRTVQLSNRDDVVLRYRDGLLKVTDAQLVSSVPGRAVHDAEFVLGGWLSTRQADLRLRGRLTLKLAEFFLARRVRWVSGDARADLRLSGPWQAVKLEGALELAKVLVRLPKFDPRIEVPYARVQLVPGALRVPVIRLSVGGQELAAQGQLNLDRFRPTTVEASVAGAVNVELLELFFPEQFTRAAGVVKVNARLAGPLADPRVVGSLRVERVELSPRGWGRTLTLNRGHVALQNHLLYAVRPLHGTYDEGSIRIGGEVRLDRWEPVDIYLELVGSGIPQRKPKTYLAEANLNVRLLGDARSLELRGDVDLVDGRYIREFDIVRQAFLRPRTFEEEHPFWKGNSLLTNLGLQLRVRATGQLLVTNRYGKLGMTGALSVSGTLSEPRLEGIVRMEEGKFRIPFLRGEYTLERGEIVFDKNADPDHAEANLVAETQHEDRNGSVYQIKLMLRGPLTQMRMSLASVPTLDQGQILALLTLGRTTEQFRQELTTGQQRGSGAVGAADAQLKEFSGQFLSSILEDPIKQVTGLDLARLEVGTESVQVKGCKKFGRYVDVCGEYEKGLAGQSRVEGRAEGRIHDYLRLIGKAERLSTRIDTLGEENPSRVRLELKFRLPLR; from the coding sequence ATGACCGACCCCGAACCGAGGCCTAGCCGGAAGCGGCGCTGGGGCGCACCGCCGAGGTGGCCGGCGAAGCTCCTCCTCGTCCTGTCGCTGCTCGGTCTATGCGGCGCGCTGATCGTCTACTGGGCCTATCGCAATCGGAACGACGAGCGACTCGCGAGCTACCTGGCCGAGAAGCTCAACCCGCACATCCGCGGTCGGATGAAGATCGGCCGCGTGCACTGGTCGCCGCGGGCGGTGGTGGACATCGCGCTCGGGGCCTCGCACCCGCTCGAGGTGGAGCACTTCTACACCTTCGATCCCGCGGGGCGGGAGGTCCTCTACGTGCGACGCGCCACGGCGCGGATGGATCTTCTGGCGCTGCTCACGCGAGGCGAGATCCGGATCCACGACGGGCGTGTGGAGGGCGTTCGCTGCGCGATCGTCGAGGGGAAGCAGCCGGACGGCGGCGCCGAGGTCGGCCTCGTGGCGGCCTTCAGCGCGCGGGTTCGCAAGCCAGGGCGCGGACCCCGTATCCGCATTCGTAACGTCAGAATCGACCGGGGCCAGCTCGTGCTCGGGTTTCCGTCGTGGAGGCTGCGGCTGCACGACTTCGCCCTGCGCGAGGCGCACTACGGGTGGAACGGCGGTCCATCGGCCAAGGAGGGGATGATCTTCGGCTCGCAGGTCAGGGCTCCGCGGGGCGTCCTCGAGGTCGCGGGGCGAAAGGTGCCCCTGACCGAGGTGCAGGTCGCCCACTTCGACACGAGCGAGGCCCAACCGATGGAGGCGATGATCGACCTGCAGGCCCAGGTGCGCGGATCGCCGCTGCGGGTGACGGGGCGCATGATCCAGTTCTTTGGCCAGCATCCGCGCATCGACCTCGGTTTCAACAGCCAGCGTGGCAAGGGGGTGCTGGCCGAGGTCTCGGGCCAGGCCGTGGAGGGCCGCTCGGCGTTCGGTTTGCGCATGAGGGGCCCCATACTGAGACCGGTGATCGAAGGCTGGATCGCCGAGGCGGAGCTCGGGCGGGGGCCGACGGCTCTCGCGCGGCTCGGGGGGCGCTTTCGCTTCCGTACGGACCGACCGATGCTGGACCTCCAGCACGTGCACGGGACCTTCCTCGAGGGGCAGGTCTCGGGTCGGGCCCAGATGAACTTCGTGGATCGACGCTGGGACGGAGAGCTCCGGCTCGCCGGCGTCGCACCGGCACCGCTGCACGCGGCTCTCGGCGGGAAGATGGAGGGCGTGCTGCGGCTGCAGGGCCAGACCGCGCCCCTGTTCAGCGCGGCGGCTAACGTGAACGTGCACTGGGACCGCGGAGGCCAGCTGCGGGATGCGTGGCCTCGCCACCTGCAGGTGCGAGGGCGGACGCATCTGACGCCCACCATCCTGGACCTCGCGGGGATGACCGTTTCCGCGGAGGGGAACAGTCTCCACGCCCGCGGCTCCGTCAGCCTGGTGCAAAGGCGGGTGAACCTCCAGCTCGGTATCGACCTGCCTGCTCTCGGCAGCTCGCTCGCCCGTAGGCGACGCGCAGCGGCCGTGGAGAGCCTGACCGGCGCGCTGCACGTCACCGGGCGCTGGCCCCGCCTCGCCGCCCAGGGGAGCGTGTCGGCCAAGCGGGTGGGCTACCGCGGGCTGCGCTTTCCGCTGGTGTCGAGCGCGGTGGAGGTGTCGCGCGGCGTGGTGCACCTCCGGAAGCTGCGCGCCGACGGACTGGGCGGCGAGATCCGCGGGGCGGCCTCGCTCGCCCTATTCACCCCCGAGTTGCGCTGGCAGAGGGCACCGACGGTCGAGGGGCACCTCCAGGTCGTTGGGCTCGACCTGGGGACCCTGGGCCTACCGCGACGCGTCCAGGGGCGGGGGAATGCGGACCTGCAGCTCTCCGGGCCGCTCGGTCAGCCCAAAGGCGTGGCGACAATCCAGCTCCCGGTGGCCACCGTAGATGGGCAGAGCTACCGCAACGTTCGTTTGCGTCTCGGCCTGCTGCCCGACCGCGTGAGCGTCTACGAGGGGCGGTTGCCGCGCGCAGATGGGGGGACGCTCAGCGTCTGGGGAGACCTTCACTTCGACGGAGCGCTCGACCTGCGCGTGTCGGCGCAGAACTTCCCCGTGCGCGGCATCCCCGGCGTGCCGGAGCTGCCCGTGCCCCTCGCGGGACGGATCAACGGCAAGGTGGAGCTCTCCGGAACCGTCGAGGATCCCCGTCTGGCGGGAACCGTGCACCTCGAGGACGCGCGCGTCCGACGCATGCCGCTCGGATCCGGGGCGCTGACGCTCGCGCCCGGATCGGACACCATTCGCGTCACGGGTCGGTTCTTCGGCGGGCTGCTCCGCCTCGACGGCTACGTCATGATGCGGGGGCAGCGCAGCCTGAACCTGACGCTCGACGTGCAGCGCTTCCCCATCGAACGGCTGGCGGAGGAGATTCGGACGCTCGGCGACGTGCGGGGCACCGCCAGCGGGCGCGTGCGGCTCCGGGCCGACGCGGAGCGGGGCCTCACCGAGGCCGATGCGCGGTTCAGCGAGCTCCGTCTCGGAATGCGCTACAGGCCGCCGGGGCTCTACACCGTTCGAACGGTGCAGCTCTCGAATCGCGACGACGTGGTGCTCAGGTATCGGGACGGCCTCTTGAAGGTCACTGACGCGCAGCTCGTTTCGTCCGTCCCGGGGCGGGCGGTGCACGACGCCGAGTTCGTGCTCGGCGGCTGGCTCTCGACGCGGCAGGCGGACCTCCGCCTGCGGGGCCGGCTCACGCTGAAGCTGGCTGAGTTCTTTCTGGCGCGGCGGGTGCGCTGGGTGTCGGGCGATGCGCGCGCGGACCTCCGGCTGAGCGGACCCTGGCAGGCGGTGAAGCTGGAGGGGGCGCTGGAGCTGGCCAAGGTGCTCGTCCGGCTGCCCAAGTTCGACCCGCGCATCGAGGTGCCCTACGCCCGCGTGCAGCTCGTACCCGGCGCCTTGCGGGTCCCCGTCATCCGCCTGAGCGTAGGAGGGCAAGAGCTGGCTGCCCAGGGGCAGCTCAACCTGGACCGCTTTCGCCCCACCACCGTGGAGGCGTCCGTCGCCGGCGCGGTCAACGTGGAGCTTCTCGAGCTCTTTTTCCCCGAGCAGTTCACTCGCGCCGCGGGGGTGGTGAAGGTCAACGCCCGCCTGGCAGGCCCCCTCGCGGATCCGCGGGTGGTCGGCTCTCTTCGCGTGGAGCGCGTCGAGCTCTCGCCTCGCGGGTGGGGACGCACGCTGACGCTCAATCGTGGTCACGTCGCCCTGCAGAACCACCTACTCTACGCCGTTCGGCCCCTGCACGGCACCTACGACGAGGGGAGCATCCGCATCGGTGGCGAGGTGCGTCTCGACCGCTGGGAGCCGGTGGACATCTACCTCGAGCTCGTCGGCTCCGGGATCCCGCAGCGCAAACCGAAGACGTACCTGGCCGAGGCCAACCTGAACGTGAGGCTCCTCGGGGACGCGCGGTCGCTCGAGCTGCGCGGGGACGTGGACCTAGTGGACGGTCGCTACATCCGCGAGTTCGACATCGTGCGACAGGCGTTTCTCCGGCCCCGGACCTTCGAAGAGGAACATCCATTCTGGAAAGGTAATTCACTTTTGACGAACCTCGGTCTGCAGCTCAGGGTGCGGGCCACCGGACAGCTACTCGTGACGAACCGTTACGGGAAGCTCGGCATGACCGGCGCGCTGAGCGTGAGCGGCACGCTCTCCGAGCCGCGGCTCGAGGGGATCGTGCGGATGGAGGAGGGGAAGTTCCGGATCCCCTTCCTGCGCGGTGAGTACACGCTGGAGCGTGGGGAGATCGTCTTCGACAAGAACGCCGATCCGGACCACGCCGAGGCCAATCTCGTGGCCGAGACGCAACACGAGGACCGCAACGGCTCGGTCTATCAGATCAAGCTCATGCTGCGGGGCCCCCTCACGCAGATGCGCATGAGTCTGGCGAGCGTGCCGACTCTGGACCAAGGGCAGATCCTCGCCCTGCTGACGCTCGGGCGGACCACCGAGCAGTTCCGCCAGGAACTCACCACGGGGCAGCAGCGGGGCTCGGGCGCGGTCGGTGCCGCGGACGCCCAGCTGAAAGAGTTCAGCGGGCAATTCCTGTCGAGCATTCTAGAAGATCCGATCAAACAGGTGACGGGGCTCGACCTCGCCCGGCTCGAGGTGGGAACCGAGTCGGTGCAGGTCAAGGGGTGCAAGAAGTTCGGCCGCTACGTGGACGTCTGCGGAGAATACGAGAAGGGGCTCGCCGGGCAGTCTCGCGTGGAGGGGCGCGCCGAGGGGCGGATTCACGACTACCTGCGCCTCATCGGGAAGGCGGAGCGCCTCTCCACCCGCATCGACACGCTCGGTGAGGAGAACCCGTCCCGGGTGCGACTCGAGCTGAAGTTCCGGCTTCCGCTGCGCTAG
- a CDS encoding acyl-CoA-binding protein yields the protein MVQERFEEAQRRVKTLSSTPSTDTLLELYALYKQGTAGDVSGKRPGLLDLKGRAKYDAWAGRRGMTREAAMEAYVAVVDRLVGSR from the coding sequence ATGGTGCAGGAACGCTTCGAAGAGGCCCAGCGGCGGGTCAAGACACTCAGCAGCACGCCGTCGACCGATACCCTGCTCGAGCTCTACGCCCTCTACAAGCAGGGGACGGCGGGGGACGTGTCGGGTAAGCGACCTGGCTTGCTGGACCTGAAGGGGCGCGCCAAGTACGACGCGTGGGCCGGACGCCGCGGGATGACGCGCGAGGCGGCGATGGAGGCCTACGTGGCGGTGGTGGATCGGCTCGTCGGGAGCCGTTAG
- the polA gene encoding DNA polymerase I: MSPAGSVPTLYLVDAPGFVFRAYHALPPLTSSRGTPTGAVLGFANMLIRLLEDHHPDFLAAVFDTGAPSFRADLYPEYKAHRPPMPEDLVPQFPLVDRLLDALNVRRLAVPGFEADDVIATLTARGRALGLEVVIVSSDKDLMQLAGDGVRLLDTMKDRRYGPEEVKEKFGVLPEQLGDWLALVGDASDNVPGVPGVGPKTATKLLEEFGDLERLLAGAERVKGKRLQATLGENADRARMARQLVALRGDCPLEVELEDLRRRAPDAQALQTLLAELELTRLQTRLAAPATSLDRSLYRTTTTRDGLDEVLRAIRAAGRVAVDLETTSLDAIRARIVGVSVCWGAGCAAYIPTGHRYLGAPPQLAEAEVLAQLGPLLSDPAFPKFGQNHKYDWLVLKRAGVEMSGVTCDPMLASYVLDPSRQSHGLDELAQAHLGHRMITFKEVAGPRGDFSAVEVPAATAYAAEDAEATFLLAERLGAEVDADPELRRLLHEVELPLTAVLARMELTGCAVELPRLKTLGEQVDRKARELEATVRGHAGWDVNVNSPKQLQKLLFEQLGLSAGRKTKTGYSTDAEVLAELALEHPVAALIDEYRTLTKLKSTYIDALASLVNPETHRVHTSYNQAVAATGRLSSSDPNLQNIPVRTELGREIRRAFVAPPGKVLLTADYSQIELRVLAHLSEDPLLTDAFRRGQDVHLRTAEEVFGVRAEEVTDAHRRVAKAVNFGVIYGQSDFGLARQLGIPREEARRYIEGYFARYAGVRAFMERTIEEARRTKVVRTLLGRRRPLPDIDAARPAVRQYAERVARNTPVQGTAADLMKLAMLKVDRRLRDERVAAEMILTVHDELVLEVEQAELGRAAALLREAMTDVMTLAVPLVVDLGWGTNWADQHELGD; this comes from the coding sequence ATGTCCCCTGCGGGCTCGGTTCCCACGCTGTACCTCGTCGACGCGCCGGGGTTCGTCTTTCGCGCCTACCACGCGCTGCCCCCTCTTACCAGCTCCCGCGGGACGCCGACCGGTGCCGTCCTCGGCTTCGCCAATATGTTGATCAGGCTCCTCGAGGATCACCACCCCGATTTTCTGGCGGCGGTCTTCGACACCGGGGCGCCCTCGTTCCGGGCGGATCTCTATCCGGAGTACAAGGCGCATCGCCCGCCGATGCCCGAGGATCTCGTCCCGCAGTTTCCCCTCGTGGACCGGCTGCTGGACGCCCTCAACGTTCGGCGTCTGGCGGTACCCGGGTTCGAGGCAGACGACGTCATCGCCACCCTCACGGCCCGCGGAAGGGCCCTCGGGCTCGAGGTGGTGATCGTGAGCAGCGACAAGGATCTGATGCAGCTCGCGGGGGATGGGGTGCGGCTCCTCGACACGATGAAGGACCGGCGCTACGGGCCCGAGGAGGTGAAGGAGAAGTTCGGCGTGCTCCCCGAGCAGCTCGGGGACTGGCTGGCCCTCGTGGGGGATGCGAGCGACAACGTGCCCGGGGTGCCGGGGGTGGGTCCGAAGACGGCGACGAAGCTGCTCGAGGAGTTCGGGGACCTGGAGCGGCTGCTGGCCGGGGCGGAGCGGGTGAAGGGGAAGCGGCTTCAGGCCACCCTGGGCGAGAACGCCGACCGGGCCCGAATGGCTCGCCAGCTCGTGGCGCTGCGCGGGGACTGTCCGCTGGAGGTGGAGCTCGAGGACCTTCGACGCCGGGCCCCCGACGCGCAGGCGCTTCAAACGCTGCTCGCGGAGCTCGAGCTCACCCGCTTGCAGACGCGGCTCGCGGCCCCGGCGACGAGCCTGGACCGGAGCCTGTATCGCACGACCACGACGCGCGACGGGCTCGACGAGGTGCTCCGTGCCATTCGCGCTGCCGGACGGGTGGCCGTGGACCTCGAGACCACGAGCCTGGACGCGATTCGCGCCCGCATCGTGGGCGTGTCCGTGTGTTGGGGGGCCGGTTGCGCGGCGTACATTCCCACGGGTCACCGCTACCTCGGGGCTCCCCCCCAGCTCGCCGAGGCCGAGGTGCTGGCGCAGCTCGGGCCGCTCCTCTCCGACCCGGCCTTTCCGAAGTTCGGGCAGAACCACAAGTACGACTGGCTGGTGCTGAAGCGCGCGGGAGTCGAGATGTCGGGTGTCACCTGCGACCCGATGCTGGCCTCCTACGTGCTCGACCCGTCGCGGCAGAGCCACGGTCTGGACGAGCTCGCGCAGGCGCACCTCGGTCACCGGATGATCACCTTCAAGGAGGTGGCCGGGCCACGCGGGGACTTCTCGGCGGTCGAGGTGCCCGCCGCGACGGCCTACGCCGCGGAGGACGCCGAGGCCACCTTCTTGCTCGCCGAGCGCCTCGGGGCCGAGGTGGACGCCGACCCCGAGCTGCGGCGGTTGCTCCACGAGGTGGAGCTGCCGCTCACCGCGGTGCTGGCCCGCATGGAGCTCACCGGCTGCGCGGTCGAGTTGCCACGCCTGAAGACCCTCGGCGAGCAGGTGGACCGCAAGGCGCGCGAGCTAGAGGCCACCGTGCGGGGCCACGCCGGCTGGGACGTGAACGTCAATTCGCCGAAGCAGCTGCAGAAGCTGCTCTTCGAACAGCTCGGGCTTTCCGCGGGGCGGAAGACGAAGACGGGGTACTCCACCGACGCCGAGGTGCTGGCGGAGCTGGCCCTCGAGCATCCGGTGGCCGCCCTGATCGACGAGTACCGCACGCTGACGAAGCTGAAGAGCACGTACATCGACGCCCTGGCGAGTCTGGTCAACCCGGAGACGCACCGGGTCCACACCTCGTACAACCAGGCCGTGGCGGCCACGGGACGCCTGAGCAGCTCGGACCCGAACCTGCAGAACATCCCCGTGCGGACCGAGCTGGGGCGGGAGATCCGCCGGGCGTTCGTGGCGCCGCCGGGCAAGGTGCTGCTCACGGCCGACTACTCGCAGATCGAGCTGCGGGTCCTCGCGCACCTCTCCGAGGACCCGCTCCTGACGGACGCCTTTCGCCGGGGGCAGGACGTGCACCTCCGAACCGCCGAGGAGGTCTTCGGGGTGCGGGCCGAGGAGGTGACGGACGCGCATCGTCGCGTGGCGAAGGCCGTCAACTTCGGCGTGATCTACGGCCAGAGCGACTTCGGCCTGGCCCGGCAGCTCGGCATCCCGCGCGAGGAGGCGCGCCGCTACATCGAGGGCTACTTCGCGCGCTACGCCGGCGTGCGAGCCTTCATGGAGCGGACGATCGAAGAGGCTCGTCGGACCAAGGTGGTCCGGACCCTCCTCGGGCGGCGACGACCGTTGCCCGACATCGACGCCGCGCGCCCCGCCGTGCGGCAGTACGCCGAGCGCGTGGCGCGGAACACGCCCGTCCAGGGCACGGCTGCCGACCTGATGAAGCTGGCCATGCTGAAGGTGGACCGGCGCCTGCGCGACGAGCGCGTGGCGGCGGAGATGATCCTCACGGTGCACGACGAGCTCGTCCTCGAGGTGGAGCAGGCCGAGCTCGGGCGTGCGGCGGCGCTCCTCCGGGAGGCGATGACCGACGTGATGACGCTGGCGGTGCCGCTGGTGGTGGATCTCGGCTGGGGGACCAACTGGGCCGACCAGCACGAGCTCGGCGACTGA
- a CDS encoding BamA/TamA family outer membrane protein has protein sequence MARRASPLLWGLPCLCALSALPSSFARADATRRPLVSIEGQLQDDPRQLLRALALPTDRDPSDEAILRARQSLDELGYRVAVDRRGGRTVFRVAPYTLIRRIYVKGNWPLFEEEIVRRLGFRPGQRLPEGRALAHSIALQRDRLKKYLEREGYFDGDLHIRVTPPDAQHHVNVYVRVNKGRGYKLGGVEVEHVGPGGRALTGSGAAATGFVPALSDRQIERIFQHRLLLYRRSFNTRRFAEDVDELLKRYHRLNYPGARVKESFRVVAGRPADRAVQIKLRVQQRKRIVVTYRGNRALDAGQLDEVLTLKESGSYDDYELEQSAKQIHRLYQSRGYLQARTRFTRTVGGNTDWVTFWVDEGPRFRVERVELVGHRSVSSSELRKVIKTRPFPWLGWVGLGEGGYITDLQLRQDTERLVQHLRDRGFPDARVFGDVAPAPELLGHAGALAAVVGTGARARSRRAYVRFVIHEGAQVMVRAVSVLPAALFAGALPEVAPPRIGPRGRAAEADSAASSRGTKLHVLEGRAVADKPLPLPPPRGEARLSFGRDELLAQLSLKPGQPYVPAQLERDKLRLIRFYAERGFPGAKVQVFEQRSLDGRQVEIQITVQEESLVRFGPIFVRGNFRTRERVIRSALGFREGQLFDIRKLEAAEKTLRDLKMFNAVLIRPLAYQTGRTVVPILVRVEDRYDDWGALEFGVGGSSDNPIFGSVAYVWNNVLGFSTTLSLRGEVGPKIQSITGLYSDPRLLGWPVKMETQGFYRNQITARLGDTTSYGGTLTLSKELLPRLLGSVRYEFRQVQRKEPLNRPTGIADEASEVDVPTRTGAVGPGLVYDHRDSPLAPTRGFYLGANLLFASRALGGSDDFLKVRANGQLYVPLPLRFTLAVGVRYDHGIPFGGAVLLPKVERFFAGGDSTIRGFEEDRAFAERVELPASPYGGVSLYRVLPQGGNIRILGNLELQFPIWKDSPIFGLDLLGAAFLDSGVVFNSYEVLKVRDFRHGAGVALRLVLPVGFASFEYAFPLDPTVGDPRDGRFHFNFGFIL, from the coding sequence ATGGCCCGCCGTGCCTCCCCGCTCCTCTGGGGCCTCCCTTGCCTCTGCGCCCTGAGCGCCCTGCCCTCCTCCTTCGCCAGGGCCGACGCGACGCGCCGTCCGCTGGTGTCGATCGAGGGTCAGCTCCAAGACGACCCCCGGCAGCTCCTGCGCGCCCTCGCGCTCCCCACCGATCGGGACCCGTCCGATGAAGCCATCTTGCGCGCGCGGCAGAGCCTCGACGAGCTGGGCTACCGCGTCGCGGTGGACCGGCGAGGCGGGCGGACCGTCTTCCGCGTCGCGCCCTACACGCTCATCCGGCGCATCTACGTGAAGGGGAACTGGCCCCTCTTCGAGGAAGAGATCGTACGTCGTCTCGGATTCCGGCCGGGACAACGACTCCCCGAAGGCCGCGCCCTGGCCCACTCCATCGCGCTGCAACGCGACCGGCTGAAGAAGTACCTGGAGCGGGAGGGCTACTTCGACGGGGACCTGCACATCCGCGTGACGCCCCCGGACGCCCAGCACCACGTGAACGTCTACGTGCGCGTGAACAAGGGGCGGGGCTACAAGCTGGGGGGCGTGGAGGTCGAGCACGTCGGCCCGGGCGGGCGGGCCCTCACAGGGAGCGGCGCCGCGGCCACCGGGTTCGTCCCCGCGCTCTCCGATCGCCAGATCGAGCGCATCTTTCAGCACCGGCTGCTGCTCTATCGTCGGTCCTTCAACACCCGACGGTTCGCCGAGGACGTAGACGAACTGCTCAAGCGGTACCACCGGCTCAACTACCCGGGCGCACGGGTCAAGGAGAGCTTTCGTGTGGTCGCGGGTCGCCCCGCCGACCGGGCAGTGCAGATCAAGCTGCGGGTCCAGCAGCGAAAGCGGATCGTCGTCACCTACCGCGGGAACCGGGCGCTCGACGCGGGACAGCTCGACGAGGTCCTCACGCTGAAAGAATCGGGGAGCTACGACGACTACGAGCTCGAACAGAGCGCGAAGCAGATCCATCGGCTCTATCAGAGTCGCGGTTACCTCCAGGCGCGCACGCGCTTCACCCGCACCGTCGGAGGCAACACCGACTGGGTCACCTTCTGGGTCGACGAAGGCCCGCGGTTCAGAGTCGAGCGCGTCGAGCTCGTGGGCCACCGCTCCGTGAGCTCCAGCGAGCTGCGCAAGGTGATCAAGACGCGCCCCTTCCCCTGGCTCGGCTGGGTGGGGCTCGGCGAAGGGGGCTACATCACCGACCTCCAGCTCAGGCAGGACACCGAGCGCCTCGTCCAGCACCTCCGGGACCGTGGGTTCCCGGATGCGCGCGTCTTCGGGGACGTGGCGCCAGCCCCCGAACTCCTCGGGCACGCCGGAGCTCTCGCGGCGGTCGTGGGGACCGGGGCCCGGGCGCGGAGCCGACGCGCGTACGTGCGCTTCGTGATCCACGAGGGAGCGCAGGTGATGGTCCGCGCCGTGAGCGTTCTGCCGGCCGCGCTCTTCGCCGGGGCGCTGCCCGAGGTGGCGCCGCCGCGGATCGGCCCGCGAGGCCGCGCCGCGGAAGCCGACTCCGCTGCCTCGAGCAGGGGCACGAAGCTCCACGTCCTGGAGGGCCGCGCGGTCGCCGACAAGCCGTTGCCGCTGCCTCCGCCCCGCGGGGAGGCCCGCCTGTCGTTCGGGCGCGACGAACTTCTCGCCCAGCTCAGCCTCAAGCCCGGCCAGCCCTACGTCCCCGCGCAGCTCGAGCGCGACAAGCTCCGCCTCATCCGCTTTTATGCCGAGCGCGGTTTCCCGGGGGCCAAGGTCCAGGTCTTCGAGCAGCGGAGCCTGGACGGACGCCAGGTCGAGATCCAGATCACCGTCCAGGAGGAAAGCCTCGTCCGCTTCGGCCCGATCTTCGTGCGCGGCAACTTCCGCACGCGCGAACGCGTGATTCGCTCGGCTCTCGGTTTTCGCGAGGGCCAGCTCTTCGACATCCGCAAGCTCGAAGCGGCCGAGAAGACCTTGCGCGACCTCAAGATGTTCAACGCGGTGTTGATCCGGCCCCTCGCCTACCAGACCGGGCGCACGGTCGTACCGATCCTGGTCCGCGTGGAGGACCGCTACGACGACTGGGGGGCCCTCGAATTCGGCGTCGGCGGGAGCAGCGACAACCCGATCTTCGGATCGGTGGCCTACGTCTGGAACAACGTGCTCGGCTTCAGCACCACGCTCTCGCTCCGAGGCGAAGTCGGCCCCAAGATCCAGAGCATCACCGGGCTGTACAGCGACCCGCGCCTCCTCGGCTGGCCGGTCAAGATGGAGACCCAAGGCTTCTACCGCAACCAGATCACCGCACGCCTCGGGGACACCACGAGCTACGGCGGAACCCTCACACTCTCGAAGGAGCTCCTCCCGCGCCTGCTCGGCTCCGTGCGCTACGAGTTCCGCCAGGTGCAGCGCAAGGAGCCCCTCAATCGACCCACCGGGATCGCCGACGAAGCGAGCGAGGTGGACGTCCCGACTCGCACCGGCGCCGTGGGACCTGGGCTGGTCTACGACCACCGGGATAGCCCGCTCGCGCCCACGCGCGGCTTCTACCTCGGCGCGAATCTCCTCTTCGCCTCTCGCGCCCTCGGCGGCAGCGACGACTTCTTGAAGGTGCGGGCCAACGGCCAGCTCTACGTGCCGCTCCCGCTGCGTTTCACGCTGGCTGTCGGCGTCCGCTACGACCACGGGATCCCCTTCGGGGGGGCCGTCCTCCTGCCGAAGGTGGAACGCTTCTTCGCGGGCGGCGACAGCACCATCCGCGGCTTCGAAGAGGATCGCGCCTTCGCCGAGCGGGTCGAGCTCCCCGCCTCGCCCTACGGGGGCGTGAGCCTGTACCGCGTGCTGCCGCAGGGGGGCAACATCCGCATCCTGGGCAATCTCGAGCTCCAGTTTCCCATCTGGAAGGACAGCCCTATCTTCGGGCTGGATCTGCTTGGCGCGGCCTTCCTCGACAGCGGGGTGGTCTTCAACTCCTACGAGGTCCTCAAGGTCCGCGACTTCCGGCACGGCGCGGGTGTGGCCCTGCGCCTGGTCCTGCCCGTGGGCTTCGCCAGCTTCGAGTACGCGTTCCCCCTGGATCCCACCGTTGGCGATCCCCGGGACGGCCGCTTCCACTTCAACTTCGGCTTCATCTTGTAG